A section of the Neorhizobium galegae bv. orientalis str. HAMBI 540 genome encodes:
- a CDS encoding 4-(cytidine 5'-diphospho)-2-C-methyl-D-erythritol kinase, with the protein MFLGNLSSDSRFADEANLFELAPAKINLALHVTGQRADGYHLLESIVTFADTGDRLGFSDADADGISFSGRFASLLPTSVEGKHGNLVLKARDLLRKALQDKGVSAPPVAIHLEKNLPVAAGIGGGSADAAATLRGLMRLWNVGLPAEELAVLGLSLGADVPMCLKSEPLMARGIGEELTALPDLPSLSLVLGNPLVGVSTPGIFRRLTQKDNSPIGALDGDWISFLKMLRNDLEPPARSLVREIDQISSLIGAEGTMLTRMSGSGATCFGIFPSFEAAEKAMENLNGQKPEWYFQAVRTVGQVPERIQ; encoded by the coding sequence ATGTTTCTGGGCAATTTGTCATCTGACAGCCGGTTCGCCGACGAGGCGAACCTTTTCGAACTCGCGCCCGCCAAGATTAATCTTGCCCTGCATGTGACGGGCCAGCGGGCCGACGGTTATCACCTGCTCGAAAGTATCGTGACCTTTGCCGACACGGGGGATCGGCTCGGTTTCAGCGACGCGGACGCAGACGGCATTTCCTTTTCCGGCCGGTTCGCCTCGCTGCTGCCGACATCCGTCGAGGGCAAGCACGGCAATCTCGTGCTGAAAGCCCGCGATCTCCTGCGCAAGGCACTGCAGGATAAAGGCGTTTCGGCGCCGCCGGTTGCCATTCATCTTGAAAAGAACCTGCCGGTCGCGGCCGGTATCGGCGGCGGTTCGGCGGATGCTGCGGCAACGCTGCGTGGTCTGATGCGCTTGTGGAATGTCGGGCTGCCGGCGGAGGAACTGGCAGTGCTTGGTCTTTCACTCGGCGCCGACGTGCCGATGTGCCTGAAGAGCGAACCGCTGATGGCCAGGGGGATAGGCGAAGAGCTGACCGCCCTTCCCGACCTGCCATCGTTGTCGCTGGTGCTCGGCAATCCGCTGGTCGGGGTCTCGACGCCGGGTATCTTCCGCCGCCTGACCCAGAAGGACAATTCGCCGATCGGCGCGCTCGACGGCGACTGGATCAGCTTTCTGAAGATGCTGCGCAACGACCTTGAGCCGCCGGCGCGCTCGCTGGTGCGTGAGATCGACCAGATTTCCAGCCTGATCGGCGCGGAAGGCACGATGCTGACGCGGATGTCCGGTTCGGGCGCCACCTGTTTCGGGATATTTCCTTCCTTCGAAGCGGCGGAAAAGGCGATGGAGAACCTTAACGGCCAGAAGCCGGAATGGTATTTTCAGGCGGTGAGAACCGTTGGACAGGTGCCCGAGAGAATCCAATGA
- a CDS encoding tetratricopeptide repeat protein: MRRKSSLLLLSSAALATVLMFGTVANAATAEAKPAVKDTVTFGPGNVKTFSGAFLAARTADVDHDYDTAIALYRKALAFDPANLEIRERLMISLLLNGDFDQGLTEANALKDDTAVERITKIVRGLDALRDKKFDIAKKVLAYEGPNDLDRLTHQLLSAWADVGAGKGKQAMASINNLKGPPWYKVFTDYHLGAMALVTGDIGTARQHLNTAVTNKEAVATAPDTFMRAVMALARLEAAAGNKQKALDAISVGDGMVSNYAPLKALRQSIEKGEKPQQQVSNAAEGAAGVLFSIGGALNRQGAEDMVSLYLQISHALDVKSADTLILLGGIAEKLKQPDRAIKFYASVPADSPMRRISELQLGVTLSDTGKVNEAKQHLKSLIESDPSDIRSYIAYGSVLSDAKDYKTMAETYDKAAEVIGPVPKPGDWTIFFQRGIAYERLKNWEKAEPSFRKSLELNPEQPQVLNYLGYSLVDMNKNLDEGLGMIKRAVDARPDDGYIVDSLGWAYFRMGKFDDAVTELERAVQLRAGDSTINDHLGDSYWRVGRKLEAVYQWNRALISEGEDINREQIKEKIEKGLPPLDPNATTADRSPSEPVAPAPPAPANPDKKS; encoded by the coding sequence ATGCGGCGGAAATCCAGCCTTCTTCTGCTCTCCAGCGCGGCGCTCGCAACCGTCCTCATGTTCGGAACGGTGGCCAATGCGGCGACGGCGGAAGCGAAGCCAGCGGTGAAAGACACCGTGACGTTCGGTCCCGGCAACGTGAAGACGTTTTCCGGCGCCTTTCTGGCGGCCCGCACTGCCGACGTCGACCACGACTACGACACCGCGATCGCGCTTTACCGCAAGGCGCTGGCTTTCGATCCCGCCAACCTGGAAATCCGCGAACGGCTGATGATCTCGCTGCTGCTCAACGGCGATTTCGACCAGGGTCTCACCGAGGCCAATGCGTTGAAGGATGACACCGCCGTCGAGCGGATCACCAAGATCGTCCGCGGCCTCGATGCCCTGCGTGACAAAAAGTTCGACATCGCCAAGAAAGTGCTTGCCTATGAGGGGCCGAACGATCTCGACCGGCTGACCCACCAGCTTCTCTCCGCCTGGGCGGATGTCGGCGCCGGCAAGGGCAAGCAGGCGATGGCCAGCATCAACAACCTCAAGGGACCGCCCTGGTACAAGGTATTCACCGACTACCATCTCGGCGCCATGGCGCTGGTGACCGGGGATATCGGCACTGCACGGCAGCATCTCAACACCGCCGTCACCAACAAAGAAGCCGTCGCCACCGCGCCGGACACGTTTATGCGCGCCGTCATGGCGCTTGCGCGTCTTGAAGCGGCTGCCGGCAACAAGCAGAAGGCGCTCGATGCGATCTCCGTCGGTGACGGCATGGTCTCCAATTATGCGCCGCTGAAAGCGCTCCGCCAGAGCATCGAAAAGGGCGAGAAGCCCCAGCAGCAGGTGAGCAACGCCGCCGAAGGTGCGGCCGGCGTGCTGTTTTCGATCGGTGGCGCGCTGAACCGCCAGGGTGCCGAGGACATGGTCTCGCTCTACCTGCAGATTTCCCACGCGCTCGACGTCAAGAGTGCCGACACGCTGATCCTGCTCGGCGGCATCGCCGAGAAGCTCAAGCAGCCCGATCGCGCCATCAAGTTCTATGCGAGCGTTCCGGCCGATTCGCCGATGCGCCGGATTTCCGAACTGCAGCTCGGCGTGACGCTTTCCGACACCGGCAAGGTGAACGAAGCCAAGCAGCACCTGAAATCGCTGATCGAATCCGATCCGTCGGACATCCGCAGCTACATCGCCTATGGCAGCGTGCTTTCCGACGCCAAGGACTACAAGACCATGGCCGAGACCTACGACAAGGCGGCCGAGGTCATCGGGCCGGTGCCGAAGCCGGGCGACTGGACCATCTTCTTCCAGCGCGGCATCGCCTACGAGCGGCTGAAGAACTGGGAGAAGGCCGAGCCAAGTTTCCGCAAATCGCTGGAACTCAACCCTGAACAGCCGCAGGTGCTCAACTATCTCGGATATTCGCTGGTCGACATGAACAAGAACCTCGACGAGGGTCTCGGCATGATCAAGCGGGCCGTCGATGCGCGGCCGGATGACGGCTATATCGTCGACTCGCTCGGCTGGGCCTATTTCCGCATGGGTAAGTTCGACGATGCCGTGACCGAGCTCGAACGTGCGGTGCAGCTGCGCGCCGGCGATTCGACGATCAACGACCATCTGGGCGATTCCTACTGGCGTGTCGGGCGCAAGCTCGAAGCCGTCTACCAATGGAATCGCGCGCTGATCTCGGAAGGCGAGGACATCAACCGCGAGCAGATCAAGGAGAAGATCGAGAAGGGCCTGCCCCCGCTCGATCCGAACGCGACGACTGCCGACCGCAGCCCGTCCGAACCCGTAGCGCCCGCTCCGCCGGCGCCGGCCAATCCTGACAAGAAATCCTGA
- a CDS encoding polyprenyl synthetase family protein, with translation MGVVIPLEEGKNKLASVKPLVDLTKADMDRVNQLILSKAGSDVQMIPEVANHLISSGGKRLRPMLTLASAALFGYQGEGHVKLATSVEFMHTATLLHDDVVDESDLRRGRSTARMIWGNQASVLVGDFLLGQAFRMMVDVGSLEALDVLSAAASVIAEGEVLQLSVAKNMETTEDDYLSVIRAKTAALFAAAAEVGPIIANADKAGRGALKSYGMNLGLAFQLVDDALDYGGKAADLGKNVGDDFREGKITLPVILSYRRGTEAERAFWRQAIEKGESSDENLEKALGLINKYGALNDTIGRALHYGTIARDALAPLPASPLKAALLEVIDFSIQRVN, from the coding sequence TTGGGCGTCGTCATACCGCTTGAAGAAGGCAAAAACAAACTGGCATCCGTCAAACCGCTGGTGGATCTGACCAAGGCGGACATGGATCGGGTCAACCAGTTGATCCTGTCCAAGGCCGGCTCCGACGTGCAGATGATCCCGGAAGTTGCCAACCACCTGATCTCGTCGGGCGGCAAGCGGCTGCGGCCGATGCTGACGCTCGCCTCCGCCGCCCTGTTCGGCTATCAGGGCGAAGGTCATGTAAAACTCGCGACCAGCGTCGAGTTCATGCACACCGCAACGCTGCTCCATGACGACGTGGTCGACGAAAGCGACCTGCGGCGGGGACGCTCGACCGCGCGGATGATCTGGGGCAACCAGGCAAGCGTTCTGGTCGGTGACTTCCTGCTCGGCCAGGCGTTCCGGATGATGGTCGATGTCGGATCGCTCGAAGCGCTCGACGTGCTGTCAGCCGCGGCTTCTGTGATCGCCGAGGGCGAGGTGCTGCAGCTGTCCGTCGCCAAGAACATGGAAACGACCGAGGACGATTATCTTTCGGTCATCCGCGCCAAGACGGCGGCCCTGTTTGCAGCCGCTGCCGAAGTAGGCCCGATCATCGCCAATGCCGACAAGGCCGGCCGGGGCGCACTGAAATCCTACGGCATGAACCTCGGCCTTGCCTTCCAGCTCGTCGACGATGCGCTCGATTACGGCGGCAAGGCTGCCGATCTCGGCAAGAATGTCGGCGACGATTTCCGCGAGGGCAAGATCACGCTGCCCGTCATCCTCTCCTATCGCCGCGGCACCGAGGCCGAGCGCGCCTTCTGGCGCCAGGCGATCGAGAAGGGCGAAAGCAGCGATGAGAACCTCGAAAAGGCGCTCGGATTGATCAACAAATACGGCGCCCTGAACGACACGATTGGCCGCGCGCTGCATTACGGGACGATCGCCCGCGATGCGCTGGCGCCGCTTCCCGCCTCGCCGCTCAAGGCCGCTCTTCTCGAAGTCATCGACTTCTCGATCCAACGCGTCAACTGA